The Nocardioides ginsengisegetis region CCGGCGCCAACGACCCCGTCGGCATCGCCCTCATGGCCAGCCTGATCGCGGCCGGCGGGGTCAGTGGCGGAGCCTTCGTGCACATCGCCGCCGAGTTCACCCTGCAGATGGGGGTCGGCGCGCTGGTCGGCGTGGTCGGCGGACGGGCGCTGCTGTGGTTCATGCGCGCGGTGCCGCTGCCCAGCGAGGGGCTCTACGCCCTGCGCACGGCCGCCGGCGTCCTGGTTCTGTACGGCGCAGCCACCCTCGCGCACGGCTCCGGGTTCCTCGCGGTCTTCGTCGCCGGCATCCTGCTCGGTGACGCGAGGGCGCCGTACAAGCGGGAGATCGAGCGGTTCCACTCGGCGCTCGCCAGCCTCGGCGAGATCGTGGCCTTCGTCGTGCTCGGACTGACCGTCGACCTGGCCGAGCTCACCCGCCTCGACGTGTGGGTGCCGGGCGTCGCGATCGCGGCGGTGCTGGCCTTCGTGGTCCGGCCGGTGTTCGTCGGCCTGTGCCTGCTGCCCGCCCGGCTGGAACGCAACGAGCGGGCCTTCGTCCTGTTCGCCGGGCTCAAGGGAGCCGTCCCGATCCTGCTCGGCTCGTTCATCCTGGCCGACCACGTGGCAGGCGCCGAGCGGCTCTACGCGATCGTCGTCGTGGTCGTGCTCTTCTCCGTGCTCGTCCAGGGCAGCCTCGTGCCGTCGGTGGCCGGCTGGCTGCACCTGCCGATGCGCACGGCCGAGCCGCAGCCCTGGGCGCTGGGCGTGCGCCTCGCCGACGAGCCCGAGAGCGCCCACCAGCTCACCGTCACCCCGGGCTCACCGGCCGACGGACGGCGCATCGACGACCTCGACTGCCTGCCCGAGGACGCCTGGCTCAGCCTGGTCGTGCGCGACGGCCGCCTGCTGCCCGTGCGGGGCGACAGCGAGCTGCGCGCGGGCGACGTCGTCCTGGTCATCGCCGACCCCGACGAGGCGGACGCGCTGACCGCGACGTTCACCGCCCCCGCCTGAGACTGACCTCCGCCGAGCTGTTGGGTAGGGTCTGGCCTGCAAGCCATCCGGCCGAGACGAGGGACACACGTTGAGCAACGAACCGGTCAAGGCAGCCACGCCCCAGGCAGGCGACCCGACCATCGGTCGTCTGGTCACCGATGCCAGCCGTGACATCTCCACCCTGATCTCCAAGGAGATCGAGCTGGCCAAGTCCGAGCTCAAGGTGAGCGTCCGCAACGGTGGACTCGGTGTCGGGCTGTTCGCGGCGGCCGGGTTCCTGGCCGTGCTGGCGATCATCATGCTCTCGGTGTCGATCGCCTACTTCATCAACTGGAACGGCCACGGCCTGGCCCTGCACTGGGCCTTCCTGATCGTCTTCGGCTTCTACCTGCTCGTCGCGGGCCTGCTGGTGTTCGTCGGCGTGAAGAAGCTCAAGAAGGTCGGCCCGCCGGAGAAGGCGATCCAGCAGGGCCGGCAGATCCCCGCCGCCCTCAAGGGCCGTTCCTGAGCCCAGCTGAGCCCCGGGCTCAGCTGGCGCAGTCGCCGGTCGACACCTCGGTGTCGCTGGCCTTCCCGGCCTCGGCACTCTTGGCGACCTGGTCGGCCGTCAGCGCGTAGCCGGTCTGGGAGTCGGTGACGGAGGCGGCGAAGACCACGCCGACCACGTTGCCGGCCGACGACACGATCGGCCCCCCGGAGTTGCCGGGGCGCACCAGCCCGCGCAGCGAGAACACCTCGCGGATCACGGTGCCGTCGCCGTAGATGTTGGGCGACCGGAGCCGCTGCTCGGAGCGGATGCGGCCCGGCTCCACGTCGTACGGGCCGTCCTGGGGGTAGCCCAGGATCGCCACGCCGTCGCGCTCCTTGGCGGTGTCGTCGAAGGACAGCGGCGAGACGCCCCCGTCGTCGAAGGACAGCACGGCCACGTCGATGTCGGGGTTGTAGTAGACGACCTGCGCGGGCACGGAGCCGTCGTCGAGCTCGACCTCGGGGTGGCGGACGCCGGCCACGACGTGGGCGTTGGTCATCAGGCGGTCGTTGGCGTAGAGGAATCCGGTGCCCTCGACCCCGCGGCCGCACACGTTGGTGCCGCGCACCTTGAGCACGCTGGGCCCGGCGTTCTCGACGTCGGGGTCCTTGAGCAGCCGCTGGGGGCCGGGACCGACCTCGACGATCCGCTCGGGCGCGAAGGGCTCGAGGTAGCGGGGGAAGAAGCTGGTGCCGACGACGTTGTTGAAGGCCTGGAGCACGCCGCCCGCCGACGAGGGCAGCGCCCGGTCGACCTCGGCGAGCACCACCGAGTTGCGGACCAGCGGGGTGATGCCGCCGATGCGGGTGCCGGACACGGCGACACCCAGCGCCCACGCGACGAGCAGCACCGCGACCGCCGACAGCGCAGCACCGCCCACGGCGTCGATCGCCCGGATCGGCTGCCAGGTGATCCGGTCGCGGATCTTGGCGCCGACGAACTGCAGCACCGCCTGGCCCAGCGAGGCCGACAGGATCACGATGAACAGCGCCCCGAGGGACACCAGCAGGGACGGCGTGGCGTTGCCGAGT contains the following coding sequences:
- a CDS encoding cation:proton antiporter, encoding MSDTAEFASQVLLVAAVGILALLSNRLTERIKIPAPLLVLVAAAVAVQAIPAVHQPPERTVERLVTVALVCILFNGGLHMGARRVREAAVPILVIGVLGTFLTAGAIAVFIHAAVGLDWFPSLLIATAISPTDPAVVFSVLGQREVSGRSGTILEGESGANDPVGIALMASLIAAGGVSGGAFVHIAAEFTLQMGVGALVGVVGGRALLWFMRAVPLPSEGLYALRTAAGVLVLYGAATLAHGSGFLAVFVAGILLGDARAPYKREIERFHSALASLGEIVAFVVLGLTVDLAELTRLDVWVPGVAIAAVLAFVVRPVFVGLCLLPARLERNERAFVLFAGLKGAVPILLGSFILADHVAGAERLYAIVVVVVLFSVLVQGSLVPSVAGWLHLPMRTAEPQPWALGVRLADEPESAHQLTVTPGSPADGRRIDDLDCLPEDAWLSLVVRDGRLLPVRGDSELRAGDVVLVIADPDEADALTATFTAPA
- a CDS encoding MarP family serine protease, which gives rise to MNLLDWLLVVLVLAYALSGYWQGFVTGAFATGGLLLGGLFGVWLAPVALGNATPSLLVSLGALFIVILSASLGQAVLQFVGAKIRDRITWQPIRAIDAVGGAALSAVAVLLVAWALGVAVSGTRIGGITPLVRNSVVLAEVDRALPSSAGGVLQAFNNVVGTSFFPRYLEPFAPERIVEVGPGPQRLLKDPDVENAGPSVLKVRGTNVCGRGVEGTGFLYANDRLMTNAHVVAGVRHPEVELDDGSVPAQVVYYNPDIDVAVLSFDDGGVSPLSFDDTAKERDGVAILGYPQDGPYDVEPGRIRSEQRLRSPNIYGDGTVIREVFSLRGLVRPGNSGGPIVSSAGNVVGVVFAASVTDSQTGYALTADQVAKSAEAGKASDTEVSTGDCAS
- a CDS encoding phage holin family protein, which produces MSNEPVKAATPQAGDPTIGRLVTDASRDISTLISKEIELAKSELKVSVRNGGLGVGLFAAAGFLAVLAIIMLSVSIAYFINWNGHGLALHWAFLIVFGFYLLVAGLLVFVGVKKLKKVGPPEKAIQQGRQIPAALKGRS